AAGCTTGTATTGAATATGGTAAGGAGAAACTCCGATCCCAGTATGAATACGACCTTTTTTAGCGAATTTGAGTGCCGCCGCGGCTACTTCGATGTCCTTTTCTACAGCTCTGGAAAGGGCACAAATAATCGGATTAGAAACAGCTTTTGAAATTTCTTGTACGGAGTTGAAATCTCCCGGACTTGAAATCGGAAATCCTGCCTCAATGATATCCACACCAAGCTCCTCAAGAGCTTTGGCTACTATGATCTTTTCCTGGGTATTGAGCTGGCACCCGGGCACTTGTTCCCCATCACGCAGGGTCGTATCGAATATCCACAGCTTATCACTCATAATCTTTAAGGTTTGGGTTTTTAATTATTTTCTGGTCTCAACTGACGGACGACAGCTCCTGCTTGCCACATTTCAGACTCACGCAATTCCTTCAATTCAGCCTCAAGCTTTTCTCTGTAGTCTGCTTTTGAGTTAGAGTCGATGGATTTCTGTGCTTCTTGACCAGTTTTTACAGAGTTGTAAAGTGCTTCGAAAACAGGCTTAGTTGCATCACGAAAAGGCTTCCACCAATCCAATGCACCTCTTTGTGCGGTAGTTGAACAGTTGGCATACATCCAGTCCATTCCGTTTTCAGCAACCAACGGCATCAATGACTGAGTCAATTCTTCTACTGTTTCATTGAATGCTTCAGAAGGAGTGTGACCGTTAGCTCTCAATACTTCATACTGAGCGGCAAAAATCCCTTGGATAGCGCCCATCAAAGTTCCTCTTTCACCAGTTAAGTCAGAAGTAACTTCTCTGTAGAAATCTGTTTCAAACAAATAACCTGATCCTACTCCAATTCCCAATGCTACCACGCGGTCTTTAGCTTTACCAGTTGCATCCTGATAGATGGCATAGGATGAGTTCAAGCCTCTTCCTTCTACAAACATTCTTCTCAAAGATGTACCTGATCCTTTTGGAGCCACTAAGATGACATCCACATCAGCAGGAGGAATGATACCTGTTTTCTCCTTGTATGTCACACCGAAACCGTGAGAGAAATACAATGCTTTGCCAGGAGTCAAATGCTTCTTAACTGTTGGCCAAAGAGCAATCTGTCCTGCATCAGAAAGTAAGAATTGAAGGATGGTTCCTTTTTCACAAGCCTCTTCAATTTCAAATAGTGTTTCACCCGGTACCCATCCATCTGCAATGGCCTTGTCCCAAGTCTTAGAACCGCTTCTTTGTCCTACGATTACGTTGAAGCCGTTGTCTTTCAGATTGAGTGCTTGACCAGGACCTTGTACACCATAACCGATTACTGCGATTACTTCGTCCTTAAGTACTTCTCTAGCTTTTTCCAAAGGAAATTCTTCCCTGGTAACTACGTTTTCTTCAACGTTTCCGAATTTCAATTTCATAGTATTGGATTTTTAAATTGTTTAAACAGGTTTGAGATAATTATTTGATAAATGACTCAATGGTCAGCATACGCTTGGCAACTGCCACTCGGCCGGATCTTGCGAATTCAAGCAAGCCATATCCTTTCAGGATTTCGAGTAGTTCTTGAGTTTGTTCTTTATGCCCAGTAAGCTCTAGCACCACAAAATCTGGCTCTGCGGCAATTATTTTAGCATTGTGTTGACGGATGATTTTTTCCAAACCACCATCCAAACGAGAAACTGGTATCTTATAAAGTGCGATTTCCTGATAGACCACTCCTTCATCTTCATGATAAAAGGCTTTGATCACATCGATGATTTTTTCGATTTGATGAACAAGCTGAATCACCGTGTCTTCATTTACCGTGACTTCAATGGTAATTCGGTGAATTCCCGGAATACGGCTTTCTGAAGCGGTAAGTGCATCGATATTGATCCCTCTTCGGGTAAAAATGATCGTGATGCGATTGAGAATTCCAATGAAATTCTCCGTGATGACGAAAATTGTATATCTTTTCATAGGTCTGAATTAGGAAAGTCTAACCTCTTCTACCGAACAGCCTGTCGCAATCATAGGGAATACATTGTCTTCTTTCTCTACGACTACTTCTAGGAAATAAGGCCCATCATGGATCAACATATCTTCGATTGCTTCCTGAAGATCTTGGCGTTCGTTTACTTTTTGGGATTTAATCCCGTATGCTTCAGCAATTTTGATAAAGTCGGGATTATCTAATTCGGTAAATGAATAGCGCTTGTCAAAAAACAATTGCTGCCATTGTCTCACCATGCCCAAGTAATTATTATTGAGAAGGACAATTTTCACGGGAGCTTTGGTCTGCATTATAGTTCCTAGCTCTTGAATAGTCATTTGGATTCCTCCATCTCCTACCACGCAAATCACCTGTCGGGAATAATCGTACATCTGAGCTCCCAGTGCAGCTGGCAAAGCGAATCCCATGGTCCCCAAACCTCCGGAAGTCACCTGAGTTCTAGGCTTTTTGTAATGAAAATATCTCCAAGCGATCATTTGATGCTGACCTACGTCAGTCACCAAAACTGCATCATCTGCTTTGTATTGATTGATCTGATGAATTACCTCTCCCATGGTTAAGCCTTGCTTGGTAGGAGTTAGATCATGTTGAACTACAGAAGTTTTTTCCAACTGCTCCAGTTCTCTAAATCTTCCCATCCAGGCATCATGCTTTTTAGACTGAATGGCCTCTGTCAACATGGACAAAGATTCCCTACAATCCCCCTGGACCGCCACAGTCGTTTTTACATTTTTATTTATCTCGGAGGGATCGAGTTCTAGGTGGATGATTTTAGCCTGCTTGGCATATCGCTTCAAGTCGCCAGTTACCCGGTCATCAAAGCGCATTCCTACAGCAATCAATACGTCGCACTGATTGGTCAAAAGGTTAGGTGCATAATTCCCATGCATCCCTAGCTTTCCAACGAAATTAGGATGATCCTCTGAAAGTGCTCCAGAACCTAAAAGAGTAGATGCAGCCGGAATTCCGGATTTATCCAAGAAAAACTTCAATTCTGATTCAGCTTTGCCCAAAACCACGCCTTGACCAAAAAGCAAATAAGGTCTTTCAGCCTGATTGATTAAATCTGCAGCCTGCTTTATGGAAGAAAGGTCAACAGGATGGTGTGTTTTATAGGATCTGAAACCAAGGCAAGGGACATAATTGAATTCGCCAAAATCCACCTGCGCGTTTTTGGTGATATCAATCAATACAGGACCTGGACGTCCGGATCGTGCAATGTAAAATCCTTTAGCAATGGCAGGAGCTATATCCTCCACCCGACGAACTTGAATATTCCATTTGGTTCCAGGCATGGAAATACCCACCACATCAGTTTCCTGAAATGCATCGGTACCTAAAAGGTGAGCAGCCACTTGACCGGTGATGCACACTAAAGGCGTACTGTCAATCTGGGCATCAGCGAGGCCAGTAATCAAATTGGTAGCGCCTGGACCAGAAGTTGCAAGACAAACCCCGACTTTTCCCGAGACTCGAGCATATCCCTGAGCAGCATGTATTGCACCTTGTTCGTGTCGGGTGAGCACATGTTTGATTTGATCATGATAGTCGTACAAAGCATCATAAACCGGCATAATTGCACCTCCGGGGTACCCGAAGATCAGCTCTGCTTGTTCGGCGATCAGCGAGCGCACGACAATGTCGGCTCCTCTCATCATGTCCTTCATAGGCTTTTAAAATTTATCGGTTACGCAGCCTTCGGATGCGGTAGCGACTAGTTTGTTGTATTTTTTGAGTGTTCCCTGAAGCCCTTCAATGGGCTTGGGAGACCATGATTTTTTCCTTTCAGCAAATTCCTCCTCAGAGACATTGACAGAAAGATTAAAATTATCGGCATCGATGGTGATGATATCTCCATCCTTTAGCAGACCAATCGGCCCACCACACCAAGCTTCTGGTGTCACATGTCCTACGACAAATCCGTGGGTACCTCCAGAGAATCTACCATCTGTAATGAGTGCGACATCTGAGCCCAAACCTGCACCGATAATCATCGAGGTTGGCTTTAGCATTTCCGGCATTCCTGGAGCACCTTTTGGTCCTACGTTTCGAATGACAACGACATCACCTGCTTTAACTTTGTGGTCTCGGATCGCATCATTTGCTTCCAATTCTGAATCAAAAACTACTGCAGGCCCTGTGAATGCGGTCCCTTCTTTTCCGGTAATTTTTGACACCGCTCCTTCAGGAGCAAGATTTCCTTTCAGGATACAAAGGTGACCAGACTTCTTAATTGGAGTTTCCAAAGGATGAATCACATTGACCACAGATGGAACAATCGGATCAATATTCGCTAGATTTTCGGCGACGGTCTTTCCGGTTACTGTCAAACAATCTCCATGAAGGAAACCATTGTTCAACATGTATTTCATAAATGCTGGCAAACCTCCTTGTTCAAAAAGATCCTCCATCATAAACTTCCCGGAAGGTTTGAAGTCTCCAATCAAAGGCGTTTTCGCATTGATTGCTTTGAAATCTTCAAGGGTAAATTCAACACCTGCGGTACGAGCAATCGCCAAGATGTGCAAGACCGCATTGGTACTTCCGCCCAAAGCAATCGCGACGGTAACTGCATTTTCGATGCTTTTACGAGTAACGATGTCTTTTGGCTTAATATCTTTTTCTAACAGGATTCGCATGAAGTGATTGACATCCTGACATTCTTTCAACTTTTCAGCGGAGTTTGCTGGATTTGAGGAAGAATAAGGGAGAGACATCCCCATCGCTTCAATGGCTGAAGACATGGTATTTGCCGTGTACATGCCACCACAAGCACCTTTTCCAGGACAAGCATTGCGAATTACTCCATCATAATCCTCTTCGGTAATTGCTCCTTGAATCTTCTTTCCAAAAGCTTCAAAAGCAGAAACGATATTGAGCTTTTCTCCTTTATAATGACCAGAAGCAATCGTGCCTCCATAAACCATAATGGATGGCCTGTTAATCCGAAGCATACCCATTACCGCGCCAGGCATATTTTTATCACAGCCTGCTACAGCCACACAGCCATCAAAAGAATGACCAAGGATAAAAGACTCTATGGAATCAGCAATGATATCTCTGGAAACCAAAGAGTATCTCATCCCAAGTGTTCCCATAGAAGTACCATCCGAAATCCCAATGGTATTAAAAACCAAACCGGTCAGATCATATTCCTGTGAGGAAGCTTTGATCAGACCGGCAAAGTCATTGAGGTGCATATTGCAGGGATTGCTTTCATAGCCGCAGCTTGCTATCCCTACAAAGGGTTGTTTCATTTTCTTATCGGACAAGCCAGTGGCATACAACATGGCCTTGCCTGCTGGATGCTCATCATTGTCACTGATTTCCCAACTGTACTTTTTAAGATTGTTCTGGGTCATAGGTTTAGAAAATAAAAAAGTGCCTCATTAGCTTGAGGCACTTTAGATTTTATATGCTGAATAGATATGGTCTAGTGCCTCACTTCGAAAATCCGATGAGAATAATAAAGCTTAACAGGACGACCAATGGAGACATAGCGTTGTTTGAGAGTGAATGCTTTGAGTTAGAATCACAGGACAATATTAAAACCCATTCTTGAGACTTACAATATTTAATTCGTTGCATTAGATCAAACACAAATTTTAATATTAGGTAAATGAAATTAATTTGAAATTAAATTCTAAAAAAAAAATATTTTCAGAATCAATTTGTTAAAAATCAAGGACTAAGGAAGGTCCTTCAAAATTTTGTATGGAATTGAAAATTATTTAATTTTTTTTCAACCTACTGGTCTTTTTTTTAACAAAAAAATTGATAGAGCGAATAATCTTCAATTTTTTAAAATATTTCTTGGCAATTCAACAAAGCAAAGTTCACCAATCCATTCTAACCAGACTTTTGCCTTATTTTTGACCAAACTCTCAAAACATGATTGTCTTCCCAAACGCCAAAATAAATCTAGGACTTCATATTACTTCCAAGCGGAAAGACGGATACCATGAAATTGAAACATGCATGGTCCCAATTCCCCTTTTTGATGCATTGGAGATGATTTTGGATAAGAAGGAGAACTTCCAGTCTACCGGACTGGAAATTCCAGGAAGTTCGAAAGACAATCTGATCTTAAAAGCACAAACCCTCCTCCGCAAAGACTTTGGCAACTTGCCTCCCGTGTCTATTCACCTCCACAAGCATATTCCGATGGGAGCAGGATTGGGGGGCGGATCTGCTGATGGAGCTTTTGCCTTAAAGCTTTTGAATAACCTTTATGACCTTCATTTAGATGATTTTTTTCTAGAAGAATATGCCGCTCAACTAGGGAGTGATTGCCCTTTTTTCATTGAAAACACACCCAAAATAGCACGGGGAAGAGGCGAAATTCTGGAAAGCATAGATCTTTCTTTAAAAGGATCATTTATCGTTTTAATCAACCCCGGAATTCATGTGGGCACTAAAGAAGCCTACGCCGGCGTAACTCCAGCTGCACCTAAAATCAAATTGGAGGAGGTACTGGCGGATCGAAGCAGATGGAAAGCAGAATTAGTCAATGATTTCGAAGCAAGCATTTTTAAAAACCATCCAGAAATAGCTGCCATTAAGGAAAAAATGTATCAAGGCGGCGCTTTTTACGCTGCCATGTCCGGTTCAGGATCTAGTGTCTTTGGACTATTTGATCACCAACCAGAAGGCATAAGTTGGGATGAACAATACTTTGTGTTTAGCAGCGAACTTTAAATCAATTGATTGTAGGAAGGGATTTCCTGCGCTTATTCCAATAATTCAGTATTGGATAAATTAAAACTGAAACCAGAATAATTAAAGTACCTAAATAAAATTGGGGGGTCATTTTTTCCTTTTCTCCAAAAATCAGAACTGCTAAAAGAATCCCATATACCGGTTCTAGGTTTATCGTCAAATTGATGGAAAAAACAGGAAGTCTTTTCATTAAATCAACAGAAACTGAAAAGGCATAAACGGTACAAACTCCTCCCAAAAGGAGTAACCAAAGCCAATCCAAGTCTTTCCAGGCCCATTGAATAGGATTGCCCTCTGTTAGGAATTTGGCATATATGGGCATAAACAAAAGCGCGAAAAGACATGCTGCTCCCATTTCAAATAAAGTAATTTGATAAGGAGTGTGCCTCATGGTTAATCGTCCATTAAGCACGGAGAATAATGCTCCTAAAAAAGCGGATACTAAGGCCATGGCTAAGCCAAGCCAATAACCTGACTCAAACTGGAAAATCACCAATAATCCTGAAATCACTAACAAGCCCAAGGCCACCTCATACCATTTCACCTTGGTCCGATTGACCATTGGCTCTACAAAAGCCGTCCATAGTGAGGTCGTCGCCATACCCGCCAAACAAACCGATGCAGTGGAAACTCGAGCTGACCAAAAAAAGAAAATCCAATGCAAAGAGATTAACACACCTACTCCGGCAATTTTAAGCAGTTCGGGTAAAGGAACGGAAATTGATTTTTTCCGAACCAGCATCACTACCAAAACTCCAAAAGTTGCGATCAAAGTCCGGTAAAACACCAATTCCAACGATGGCAAACTGATCAACAAGCCTAAAATTGCAGTAAACCCCCAAATCATCACAATAAAATGGAGTAAGAGGTAATCCTTAAATGAATGGGATGACATTTATCGAGGGACTGTTTTGTATAAAATAAGACCTGTCAAAGCAAAAATAATATTCGGCATCCAGACTGCTAGAATGGGGTATTCAGATCCATTTTCAGCAAAGGTCCTCGATAAAATAAACAATAATATATAGACGAAGGCCATCAAAAAGCCCATGGCAATTTGAAATCCTGAACCTCCTCTTGTCTTTCTGGAGGACATGATCACCCCTATGAATGTCAAAATAATTGCTGCAAATGGAGACATAAACCTCACGTATCGCTCGATTCGATAAAAACTCACATTATCCGCCCCTCGATCTTCTAGAATTCGGATTTGTCGACTTAGCTCAGGGAGTTTCAACGTTTCATGGTGATTGGGAGGTAAATCAAAGTCAGCGGGAGTGATTGAAAGAATAGTGTCAAGTTCGGTTCCCACCGTATAGGTCTCACCGACCTCATTTAACTCTCTTAGTTTCCAGTTTTCCAATCGCCAAACATTCTTTGCCGTATCCCATTGGATTCGATCCGAATGAAGTTTGGAGAGAAGTTGACCGTCTTTAATCTCCTCGAGGGTGAAAGAATATCCGGTATTCCCACTTTTGTAAAATCGGCTGATGTAAGCGTAGGTATTTGGACCTACTTTGATATGGTGATTTCCTTCAGAAGAGGCAGCGGTACTCTCCAGGTATTTCATCCTAAATTCGGTAACCTTCTGAGTGGCCACCGGGAGTACCCAGCCATTCAACAAAAAGCTTATCATTCCGATCATAGCTGCCCCAAATAAAAACGGCTGAAGCATCCTAACAAAACTTACTCCAGAGCTTAATATGGCCACAATTTCCGTCCTTCCTGCCATTTTGGAAGTGATGAAAATAACCGCAATAAATACTGTAATCGGCGTCAGAAGATTATTGAGATACAATCCATAGTTGCCCATGTACTGCAAGATCTCCCAAGCAGGCACTTGGTTTTGGATGTATTTATCGTTTTTTTCAGTGAAGTCCAACACCAAAACGACAAGGATCAGCATGATCACTACAAAAAAGTAGGTTTTCAAAAACTCCTTAATGATCAGCTTATCGAGTATTTTCATGCTTACAGTCTCGTACTTACTTTTTTTACCATTTGATCTTTCCAAACGGCAAAATCACCTGCCAAGATATGCTCACGAGCTTGATTCACAAGCCAAAGGTAGAAGGCTAAGTTATGAATAGAGGCAATTTGAGCTGCCAATATTTCCTTGGAGATGGTCAAATGCCGAAGATATGCTTTGGTGTAAAAGGTACTTGCATAATTGCCAATGGCTGGATCGATCGAGGTAAAATCATCCTTCCATTTTTCATTTCGAATATTGATAATACCCTCCGAAGTAAATAGCATTCCGTTACGTGCATTTCTCGTCGGCATCACACAATCAAACATATCCACTCCCAAGGCGATGCATTCCAAAATATTAGCTGGTGTACCCACACCCATCAAGTATCTAGGCTTCTCAGTTGGCAAGATGTCCGTGACCAATTCGGTCATTTCGTACATCATTTCTGCTGGCTCACCAACAGAAAGTCCACCAATGGCATTTCCTTCACGACCTTGTTCCGCGATAAATTCCGCGCTTTGCTTTCGTAAATCTTTGTAAACAGATCCCTGCACGATCGGAAAAAGTGTTTGGCTGTAGCCGTATTTTCCTTCAGTTGAATCAAATCGGGATATGCAACGCTTTAACCAACGATGGGTCAAATCCATCGAATTTCGCGCATAGCCATATTCACAAGGATAAGGCGTGCACTCATCGAAAGCCATGATAATGTCTGCTCCGATCGTACGTTGGATATCCATGACATTTTCGGGAGTGAAGTTGTGCTTGGACCCATCAATGTGAGATTTGAAAGTCACTCCTTCCTCTTTGATCTTGCGAGTGCCTGCCAGTGAAAAAACTTGATACCCTCCCGAATCGGTTAAAATTGGTCGATCCCATCCGTTGAATCGATGAAGCCCACCTGCCTTTTCAAGGACTTCTAGCCCTGGTCTCAAATAAAGATGATAGGTGTTCCCAAGAATAATTTGAGCCTTAATATCCTCTTTAAGTTCTCGCTGATGCACGGCCTTAACGGTGGCAGCAGTCCCAACGGGCATAAAAATAGGTGTTTGAATAGTGCCATGATCTGTCTCGATCAGGCCAACTCTAGCCTTAGATTGGGAATCTGTTTTTTCTAAAGTGAATTTCATAAATGCAATTGCCTGAAAATCCTTAAGTACGGACTTCAGTTTTTTGACCTGCAAAAATATCCACTTATTCCTAAATGACTTGCTCAAATTGATTTTATATTTGCCCTGCAAAATCAACCTATGGGCTTATTTTTACTTTGGCTAATATTCGGAATCGGAGTCTCCATTCAAGCAGTGTATTTACTGATCATTTTTGGCCGAACTGCTTGGGGCAATTTCACATCATCATCCAAAAATTCGGGAAATGAAGAGGGTGTAACTGTACTTATTGCTGCTCACAACGAGTACAAAAACCTAAAAAACCTCATTCCGAAGCTTTTCGAACAAGATTACCCTAAGTTTGATGTGATGATCATCAACGATCGAAGTACGGACCGTACCAAAAGGCTGTTGGAAGAAATGATGGCAATCTATCCCAAGCTGAGGTCAGTGACGGTGAAGTATACGCCAAATCATGTCACTTCGAAAAAATTTGCGCTAACCCTAGGGATTAAAGTGGCCAAAAACGACGTCATTTTATTGACTGATGCAGACTGCATTCCCAATTCAGATCAATGGATTCGGAAAATGACAGCTCCGGTCCGGGAAGAAGGAAAGACATTTGCGATTGGATTTTCGGGATACCAAAAAGAAAGTGGAATGCTAAATCGTTGGATTCAATTCGAAACGATTTTGACAGCATTGTTCTATTTTTCGTTTGGACTATGGAAAGCACCGTTTATGGGAATTGGTAGAAATCTCTCTTACCGAAAAAGCTTCTTTATGGACGTGAAAGCGTTCAAGGGAATCTGGCACTTGGAAGGCGGGGACGATGATTTGTTTGTCAATCAATATGCTACGGGTAGCAATACAGCCATGGTCATTGATCCTTCCGCAATGACCCTCTCCATTCCGAAATCCAATTGGAGTGACTATTTGATCCAAAAGAAAAGACATTTGCACGCAGGGAAATTTTACCGAGGGGAAGACAAACGAAAAATAGGAATATTTTCCCTTTCCCATGCCTTATTTTGGCTGGGAGGTTTCGGACTACTTGTTTATTTCGGAATAATTCAATCCTGGGAACAATTTTCCGTTGTTTTCGGTATTATTCTTTTAAGATCCCTTTTGATGTGGCGTGTATTCGCTTCCGCATCTAAAAAAATCCAAGGATCTTCAAACCAACTTAATACTTGGATCAACGACCTCATCTATCTGGGATATTTCTGGATTTTAGGGACTGTTTCCTATCAGGCAAAAGACATTAAATGGAAATAAACGAACGCGGTTTTTCAAACAAGGCTCTGGAAGATTTCGCCTTAATCGATAAGGCAGTGATCGAAAAAGACCAGTCTGCTTTTGCTACCCTGATGAAGCGGTACAAAAAGGCAGTTTATTTCATGATTTTGAAAATGATCCGTGATGCAGATGATGCGGAGGATCTAACCATGGAGGCCTTTGCCAAAGCATTCCGAAATCTGGAACGATTTAAAAAAGATTACACTTTTTCGACTTGGCTTTTCAGAATTGCCACTAACAATACGATCGACTTTATCCGGAAAAAGAAACTCAAGACTATGAGTCTCAATACCTCGATGTCTGATGACGGAGGAAATTCGGTAAATATCGACGTAGAAGATGATGACAATAATCCTCAGGATGAATTCATCAAATCCCAACGAATCGAAATGGTCCGGATTTTTGTAGACAAACTTCCTGCGAAATATAGAAAGCTGGTTCAGCTTCGCTATTTCGATGAATTGTCCTATGAGGAAATCGCCCAGGAACTGGACAAACCGCTGGGAACAGTGAAAGCTCAGCTTCATCGATCCAGAGAATTACTCTACGAAATCGCCTCCGGTAAAGAAAAACACATCTGATGAATTCAGGTACAGCTTTGATCTTATCCTATTTTCCAAATTTGACGGAAAATCAAATCGATCAATTTGATCGGTTGAAAGAATTGTATGAAGAATGGAATGCGAAGATCAATGTAATCAGCCGTAAGGACATGGATCAATTTTATATCCACCATGTCCTTCACTCCTTGGGGATAGCTGAGGTAATGCAATTCCAACCCGGCTCGAAGGTCTTAGACATTGGAACAGGGGGAGGATTTCCCGGAATTCCTTTGGCAATTCTTTTTCCGGATACCCATTTTCATTTGGTTGATTCAATCGGTAAAAAAATTACAGTAGTAAAAGAGGTAGCCAAGGCCTTAAAACTTACCAATGTAGAAGCGCAACAAGCTAGAGCTGAATCTTTGGTTCGGAAATATGACTTTGTAATCAGCCGAGCAGTAACACGGATGATCAATTTTTATCCTTGGGTAATAGGAAAAATCAAAAAAGAGGATTTTAACGAATTCCCCAATGGCATCCTGTATCTCAAAGGTGGAGATGTCGATGAGGAAATGGAAGAAACTGGCAAATCCTATGTTACCTACCATCTGAGCGACTACTTTCAAGAAGAATTTTTTGAGACCAAAAAAGTGGTCTATATGCCTTGGGAAGACAAAAGGTGATTTTTTAATCATCTCCTACTAAGACTTAATTATCCTAAAGAGAAGTCCATTCAATTAGACTACCAACAAATTTTAACAAAATAGTCTTTCTATTTCAGAAAAATAATCACTAAACTAGCAGTATTGTAAATTTCGTCAATCAAAAGGTTTGTCGATCCCCAACTATTATTACTGGTAATTCTTTTGGTCGATACAATTTTTGTTTGACAAGGAATGGGATTGAAAATAGGTATATGGATTCCTATTATGGAAGTATTCTGAGCCTAGTTTTCATTCGAGATTCTTTTAGTCTTTGATTTTATAATTTGATAGATAACGCTAAACCAATGAAATTTCTCCTTTCATTCCTTTTGCTGCTTGCCATTACTTTTACCTCGCAAGCCCAATCCAAACTTACGATCCGAGGAACGGTCAAAGACACCACCAACCTACCACTTGACTACACTTCGGTCCTTCTACTAAGTCCACAAGATTCCGCTTTGGTTGCTTATACCCTGACCAACAAAGAAGGGGAATACATCTTCAAAAATGTAGACAGGCAGCCCCTACTCATCAAAGCTACCTATATGGGCTACATCCCTTTTCAGAAAGAACTCACTCTGCCAAATACCGATGAACTTGAGGTGGAAGAAATTTATCTCTCTCCCATCCTTCAAGAACTGTACGAAGTAGTGGTGAAGGCAGCTAAAGCGCCACTGATGATGCGAGGAGATACGCTGGAGTACGACGCAAGTAAATTTAAAGTGCCCCCAGGAGCGACCCTTGAAGATCTTCTTCGCAAGCTCCCTGGGATTCAAATTGATGTGGATGGAAATATCGTGGCTCAAGGCCAACAAGTTCAAAAGGTAACCGTGGATGGGAGACGATTTTTTGGTGGAAACACCAAAATGGCAACTCAGAATTTAAATGCAGAGTCTATCAGTAAACTTCAGCTCTTTGACGATAAATCCGAGCAATCCAAACTCACCGGTGCCGAGGATGGAGTGAAGGAAAAAACGCTCAATGTGGAGCTTAAAGAGGAAGCCAAAAAAGGAGGTTTTGGTAAAATTTCAGCAGCAGGAGGTACAGACGGAAGATGGACCTCCAATGCATCCTACAATAAATTTGACCAAATCAACCAATTCTCAATCATTGGCTACGGCAACAATGTGAATCAGACCGGCTTGAGCTGGGATGATTTACAGGAATTTAGAGGTAGCGGCGCATTTCAATTTGGAGATACCGGAGATTTCGGATTCAATGCGAGCGGAGGAATGACTATCATCTCTTTTTCTGGAGGTGACAACGAAGAATCCTT
Above is a window of Algoriphagus sanaruensis DNA encoding:
- the ilvC gene encoding ketol-acid reductoisomerase, with protein sequence MKLKFGNVEENVVTREEFPLEKAREVLKDEVIAVIGYGVQGPGQALNLKDNGFNVIVGQRSGSKTWDKAIADGWVPGETLFEIEEACEKGTILQFLLSDAGQIALWPTVKKHLTPGKALYFSHGFGVTYKEKTGIIPPADVDVILVAPKGSGTSLRRMFVEGRGLNSSYAIYQDATGKAKDRVVALGIGVGSGYLFETDFYREVTSDLTGERGTLMGAIQGIFAAQYEVLRANGHTPSEAFNETVEELTQSLMPLVAENGMDWMYANCSTTAQRGALDWWKPFRDATKPVFEALYNSVKTGQEAQKSIDSNSKADYREKLEAELKELRESEMWQAGAVVRQLRPENN
- the ilvN gene encoding acetolactate synthase small subunit; this encodes MKRYTIFVITENFIGILNRITIIFTRRGINIDALTASESRIPGIHRITIEVTVNEDTVIQLVHQIEKIIDVIKAFYHEDEGVVYQEIALYKIPVSRLDGGLEKIIRQHNAKIIAAEPDFVVLELTGHKEQTQELLEILKGYGLLEFARSGRVAVAKRMLTIESFIK
- the ilvB gene encoding biosynthetic-type acetolactate synthase large subunit, with product MMRGADIVVRSLIAEQAELIFGYPGGAIMPVYDALYDYHDQIKHVLTRHEQGAIHAAQGYARVSGKVGVCLATSGPGATNLITGLADAQIDSTPLVCITGQVAAHLLGTDAFQETDVVGISMPGTKWNIQVRRVEDIAPAIAKGFYIARSGRPGPVLIDITKNAQVDFGEFNYVPCLGFRSYKTHHPVDLSSIKQAADLINQAERPYLLFGQGVVLGKAESELKFFLDKSGIPAASTLLGSGALSEDHPNFVGKLGMHGNYAPNLLTNQCDVLIAVGMRFDDRVTGDLKRYAKQAKIIHLELDPSEINKNVKTTVAVQGDCRESLSMLTEAIQSKKHDAWMGRFRELEQLEKTSVVQHDLTPTKQGLTMGEVIHQINQYKADDAVLVTDVGQHQMIAWRYFHYKKPRTQVTSGGLGTMGFALPAALGAQMYDYSRQVICVVGDGGIQMTIQELGTIMQTKAPVKIVLLNNNYLGMVRQWQQLFFDKRYSFTELDNPDFIKIAEAYGIKSQKVNERQDLQEAIEDMLIHDGPYFLEVVVEKEDNVFPMIATGCSVEEVRLS
- the ilvD gene encoding dihydroxy-acid dehydratase, encoding MTQNNLKKYSWEISDNDEHPAGKAMLYATGLSDKKMKQPFVGIASCGYESNPCNMHLNDFAGLIKASSQEYDLTGLVFNTIGISDGTSMGTLGMRYSLVSRDIIADSIESFILGHSFDGCVAVAGCDKNMPGAVMGMLRINRPSIMVYGGTIASGHYKGEKLNIVSAFEAFGKKIQGAITEEDYDGVIRNACPGKGACGGMYTANTMSSAIEAMGMSLPYSSSNPANSAEKLKECQDVNHFMRILLEKDIKPKDIVTRKSIENAVTVAIALGGSTNAVLHILAIARTAGVEFTLEDFKAINAKTPLIGDFKPSGKFMMEDLFEQGGLPAFMKYMLNNGFLHGDCLTVTGKTVAENLANIDPIVPSVVNVIHPLETPIKKSGHLCILKGNLAPEGAVSKITGKEGTAFTGPAVVFDSELEANDAIRDHKVKAGDVVVIRNVGPKGAPGMPEMLKPTSMIIGAGLGSDVALITDGRFSGGTHGFVVGHVTPEAWCGGPIGLLKDGDIITIDADNFNLSVNVSEEEFAERKKSWSPKPIEGLQGTLKKYNKLVATASEGCVTDKF
- the ispE gene encoding 4-(cytidine 5'-diphospho)-2-C-methyl-D-erythritol kinase — its product is MIVFPNAKINLGLHITSKRKDGYHEIETCMVPIPLFDALEMILDKKENFQSTGLEIPGSSKDNLILKAQTLLRKDFGNLPPVSIHLHKHIPMGAGLGGGSADGAFALKLLNNLYDLHLDDFFLEEYAAQLGSDCPFFIENTPKIARGRGEILESIDLSLKGSFIVLINPGIHVGTKEAYAGVTPAAPKIKLEEVLADRSRWKAELVNDFEASIFKNHPEIAAIKEKMYQGGAFYAAMSGSGSSVFGLFDHQPEGISWDEQYFVFSSEL